Part of the Ardenticatenales bacterium genome is shown below.
CCGTAAGTTCTACGCCACCACGGCCTCCAGTGACCGGTATCACCCTTTATACGAGATACCCGCCCTCAATTCTACCCCCTTGCTTCTGGACAAATACGCCTCTCCGGTGACGCTGTTGCGTCATGATGGCTTTCATACGCGGGTAGCCGATGGGCGCACCGCTCTCCCTTTCTACCGGCAAGGCTTTACCTGCTATTTGCGTGATGTTGCCAAATATGTGCCAGAATTGCAGCCAATCGTAGCCGGGTTGGGTCGGGAAATTGGTTTGCCTGGCAGCGAAATAAAGTGTGAACTTTTCTGCTCCACCGGCGTGTCCGGGGCCAGTATGCACAGCGATTATGATATCAACTTCCAGTTGATTTTGCGCGGGCATAAACGTTGGATGGTCGCCGCAAACGAAAATATCGTCAACCAGACGAGCATTTGTCTTCCTGACAGGCTCATGCCACCCGATTCCTTGCAGCGCAAACTGGCCCACACGTTGCCCTTCCCGGAAGAAATGCCAGATGATGCTATCACAATTGACCTGGAGGCTGGAGGAGCGGTCTTTCTGCCGCGTGGGTTCTGGCACCAGACGGAGGCGATTGGCGACTGCTTGAGCCTCAATTTTGTGGTCAAGGGTCCGCATTGGATATCCGTCCTTTGTCGTGCCCTGGAGAATGAGTTGATCAATGACGCCGCCTGGCGTGATTTTGCTTATGGCGTTTGTGGCGATGAGGCGCGGCGTCAGGAGGCTACCGCCTCGTTTGCGACGTTGCTGGCTTCTTTTCGGGAAACATATCTGCAAGGAGATTGCCAGGAACTGGCGGCATTGTTGATTGACAAAGGTTTTGCCGCCGGATAGGCTCCCGGTACGTCGCGCCTGAAATCCCCTAAATGTATCGTTCCGTAACGCGCTCCATGACAGAAAATCAACTGCCATTGCCGGTGGCATTGGCGCGGAAACGGGTAGGCGCTATCAAAGATTGGTGGTTGCTCAGCCGTTCTAACAGCCTGTTATGGCAGGTGGAAACAGAGTCCGGTCGTTTTGTTATCAAGCATCTGGCGGATCGTAGCTCTGATCCGTTGATGGAGCAGCGTATAGGCGAATGGTTGACGCCGGATCCCCTTTTTCGACCGATCAGATGGGTCGAATCCTGCGCTGATGGGACCTTCGTTGTGATTTCGGATTTTATACCCGGCGTCTCGTTAGACCAGGTGTTGGAAACGAATGCGTACACGCCGGCGGAAGCGATCCGATGGGGTGGCCAGATGCATGAGATGTTTGTGCGGCTGGGCGAATTGCCGGCACAATCCTTCGGCCAACCCGATATCAATGGAACAGGAGAAGCCGCTTCCTGGGGGGCGTTTTGGGACAGCTACTTGATGCGACAGCGACAAAAAGCGCCTCAGTTAGCCGCTCTGCGCTTTGATGCTCTCTATAATGCATTCAAACGCATCCAGAGACGCCTGGACCACGAGATTGCGCAGCCGCGCCTTATTCCGGCTGACGTCAACAGTCGAAACTTCCTGGTGACTGACCCGCGGCGAAACCTGGTATTCGTGAATGTCCCCCTGGTTTGGCATGGCGACGCTGCCCACCCTTATGGCGAATCCCTGGTTCACCTTGACCAGACGCCGTTGTTGGAAACCCTGCTTTCATTGGCTGCCTATCCCGCATGGCGGTTGCACCTTTACGCCGCTTTGAATGCCTACGTGATTCTTGCTTACGTGGAACGGTTTGGCGGCCAACCGGTGCACCTGGCGACGCCGTGGGGCCGGAAACGGCCACTCCTCAACTTGTTAGATTGGCATCTGGAACAGGTCTCTGTTTCGTTGCCGTAGCGCAAGCTGTTAGTTCACCCGCTCACCGACAGGCGAATACCCTGTTACTGAAAAAACCGGGTTTTTCGATTGTTCGGCTGAAATTACCAGAGCGGTTCATGTGTAAAAACCCGGTTTTGGACCTTTTTTTTCAGTAGAGTCAAAACTGGGTTTCTAGCTGGTACTGTTATCGAAGGAGGAGTTTGTGTCCACCAAACAAGGCAGCAGATCTGGTGACAGGCTGGATGATTTCTGGCAGGCGAACGATGGGGAAGATTGGTGGAATGGCGGCGCACCCGTCCGTTTTCACCCGGAAGTGAACTTCGAAACTGCCACACACCGTAAAAATCACCAATCTAACGCGCCATTGGCCCTGTACGTTCATATCCCCTTTTGTCTGACCCGCTGCTATTTTTGTACCTTTACCGTGGTGGTCGGAAAACGGGTCAATGATGATCTGATTCAGGGTTATCTGCAGGCGCTGGAACAAGAATTGATCCATTATTCAGACATGCTGGCCCCCTTCGCGCCGCCCATTAAGACTATCCAGTTGGGCGGCGGTACCCCCTCAATGCTTACGGAAGAACAGTTACAATGGTTGCTTGACCGCATTCTGGCTCTTTTTAACTGCGCGGAACTGGAAGAAATCATTGTCGAAGGGTTCCCTTCCTCTGTTACCCAAAGCAAACTGGAAGCAATTGCCGCCTACCGGTGCGTTAAATTCAACATCGGTGTGCAAACGTTCGACGATATTGTGCTTGATTCCATTGGTCGCCGGCACGAAAAGGAACAGGCGATGGAGGCCATCGCGCAGGCGGTGAACGCCGGCCTGGCGTCGGTGGGTATTGATCTGATATATGGCTTACCATTCAGCACGCCTGAAGCTGTCGTGCGGGATGTTCGCCAGGCCGTGACGCTGGGCGTGGACCACGTCGCCCTGTACCCGTTGTGGATTTACCCCAAAACGACCCTCTTTAATCTGTGCCGGTCAGAGAAGATCTCCGTACCGACGTTGGAAAGCAGGCGCGCCCAGCTTTACGCCGGGGCGGACTCTCTGGCAGCGCATGGATTTCACCGGTATACGGCGTTTCATTACAGCCTCCACAACCAGACCCCGCATAACTATGGAACATGGCAGATGCGTGATCGTGACTGGCTAGGGGCGGGGCAGGGGGCTGTAAGTTACCTCAATGGTATCTTGTACCAGAATGACAAGAATATTGGCAGTTATATCCGCAAGGCGATGAACGGAGAAGAGTGTTCGGTTGAGGAAAGCCGGCTTTCGTTGGGTGAACGAATGGTGCGGGCGATGATATATGGGCTGCGCCTGCTGCCGATGCCGGTCGCCGAGTTCGCCCAAAAATATGGGCACGAGATGGAGGAGCTGTTTGATGAGGAGGTGATCGGCCTGGAGCGAACAGGAATGATCCAGCGCGTGGGCGGGGATATTGAGTTGACGCAGGAGGGCGTGCTCAACCTGGGCGTGATTGAAGATACCCTGGAACAGGTTCTGCGCCGTTATGGCATCGAGCCTGTCAGGGCGGCGAACCGGCAGCTTACTTCCGTGGAGCAGGTTTTCAGTGGCTGGTAAAGGAATGAGGGATAGCGAGCAAATGGACAATACAAGCGAGACAAACGTGTACGACCGGCGGCTGGGGCAGCTTTATGATTATTCGCCTGCCTTGTCGAGACGGCTCAACCACCCGGCGGTCGATTTCTATGTTGAGGAGAGTTTGCGCGCCGGCGGCCCTGTGTTGCACGTTGGCGTCGCCAGCGGCAAATATACGCTGCCGCTGGCGCGGGCCGGCCTCGATGTGATTGGGATTGACATTTCCGCCGATATGCTGGATGTCGTGCGCGGTAAGCTGGCGCATGAGGAGGAAGTCGTGCGGCAGCGGGTGCGGCTCCATGAGCAGGATATGCGGGCCATGCAACTGGATGCGCGTTGCCAGACGGTCATTATGCCTGGCAACATCTTCTTGCTCAACCTGACAGTTGAGGATCAGTTGAAGACGCTGCGCGGCGTGAACCATCATCTGGTGGAAAATGGCACGCTCATTATTGAGGCTTTTACACCCGATCTGATGCTTATCGCCGGGGCCAGGTCCAGGCGTTCGCCGCGGCAATTTGAATTTACTATCCCGGAAACGGGTGAGCGTTTCTTGTGTAATCGAACCATAGAAGTAGATCAGTTTCGACAACTGCTCCATCATCACCTGATTCATGAAAAGATCGAGCCATCGGGGCGCCTGGGAGAGCGGCATCTGACGGTGTTGACGTATCGCTACGTTTTTCCCTGGGAACTTATCCATTTGCTGCGCGTGGCGGGATTTGTCGTCAGGCATTGTTATGGAGATTTCGAGTCCCGAAAACCGAAATCGAAATATGATGGTTACCAGGTGATCGTGGCCGAAAAGTGCTGCGAAGCTGATCAGGTTTCATGAGATGGCGATGATTCTGGTCCAGTCGCATTGCGGCGGCGTGTTGATTGAATCCGACCGGGAAACGGTGGACACGCTGGGCGACTTGTGTCACGATTTCCTGGCGGTGTCTACGGTTGCCGGTCATTCAGATACGCGGTGGCCGAGCGTGATCGGCGTCGCCACGGCGCCGACTGACGGGGATTGGGAACGCGTTGTCTATGCATCTGACCATGAGCTGGCGCGGACCCTGTTTGTGGATCATGCCGGGCGGAGAATATTGGTTCCTGGCCCACCGGGTCCCTGGCGAACGCTGCACATGTTGCGGGCGGTGCGAAATATTTTGCGTTGGGAGGCTTATGTGGCCGGCGATCTTTTTCTACATGCCGGCATGATCGCCATCAACGACCGCGGTGTTGTCTTCTCCGGGGCCAAACGAACCGGCAAAACGACCGCCATCCTCGCCGGCCTGCTGTTTGCCGGCACTCGCCTGGTGGCCAATGACGCGCTGACCGTACGCGAAGAAGGGGGACGGTTGATTGGATACGGTTGGCCGCGGAGCATTACCGCGCGTCGAGAGACCCTGCTGGCATTGCAAGAATGGATGCCGGAACTGATGCGGCGGCTACCGTATGGCGCCCATCCTACCAATTCCTGGCCCGGTCCGCACAACGAGGCGCAGGATGTGACACATGCCGAGAATGTGCCGCGCACCGTCTGGCTTTATCCCGCGGAGTTGATGCAGGCGGTTGATGCCGGCATCAGCAAAGGCGCCCCATTAACGGCGATCGTTTTCCCCCAGTTTGACGACGCAGTCCACGAACCGGTGTTAGAGCTGCTGGACGAGGCGACGGCGCAGACGTTGCTCGCCGCCAACGTGGAATCAAAGGCCGTTTACTTCGATGAATTTCTTGACCGGTGGTATCGTGACACGGGAGTCGCGCGGCGGCGGCAATTGCAGGATCGTGTGTTAAGGACGATCCCTTTTTATCGCCTGCGCCAGAATATGTCCTGCGCACGTGCAGCGGCCTTGTTGGTGCGCGAAACCGTTGGCGGAGGATTGGTTCATGGGCAAAGCTTTGTTGATTGATCTAGATGGCGTGATACGGACCTGGCGCGTTGACCCTGCCGTGCCGGCAGAACGGGCTGTGGGGCTGCCCGCGGGCAGTATTCAGAAAGCGGCCTTTTCGCGTGACTTGCTGCTGCCGGCAATTACCGGTCAGGTATCCGATCCCCAGTGGCGACGACAAATCGCGGCCCGCTTGCAGGCTGAATACCCGGATGTCGATGCCGAACGGGCGGTGCAGCTCTGGTCTTCCTCTTCGGGGGAGGTGAACAAAGAAGTGGCGGCGCTGGTGCGGGAATGCCGGCATAAATCCTCCGTCATCCTCATTTCCAACGCCACCTCCCGCCTGTCTGACGACCTGCGGCGGTTGGGCATTGACGACCTGTTTGACCACGTGATCAACTCTTCGGATATCGGCTACATCAAGCCACAAAAAGAGATATTTGAGGCCGCCTTGCGCCATGTGGGCGCAACGACAACAGACCCGTTTTTCGTGGACGACAAGGCGGAACACGTCGCCGCCGCCGAGGCTACAGGAATAGCGGGTCATGTATTCCGCGACGTGGCCTCGTTACGGGAAAACCTGCGCCATCATGGGTTGATCTGACGCGGAAGTGTAGCACACTCGCGCAAACTACAGACTACAAGTTGCAAGAAAGGCGCGTCGCATCCTATTACTGGAGTTTGGCGAATGCCACATAGGGTGATCGGAGTCCAGGCTTTAGCCGGGTCCCCCCCCTATGTGGACCGGCTGAAGCCTTCACGCCAAAAACGCCAGAGTCCAGCCTATTATTCCTTATGTCCTATTATTTGAGCATAGAGCTGACTGACCTGGTTGCCAGGAAGGTCCGCTGGAGAGAAAAAGCGAACAGCAAAGAACCGCCGCCGGTTGAATGGTTGGGAACGGCACAATCCGCCACGGATCCGCCTGGTGGATATGTGGTGATGGTCAATGACACGGGCGAAGTTGAGCGATCCCTGCCGTTGTGGGGACCGGAGGGGATCCTGGTCGATCAGGGATGCTTGCTCGTTGCCTGCCCGTGGGATATCAAAGTGATTTCTCTTGATTTGTCCCAAATGCACCGGGTTTTATCCGGCCCCTGGTGCAATTACCTGCATTCGCTCCGACGCTCCCATCGTGGCCTGCTGGTCGCGGCCACCGGTATTGACGCAATTGTGGAAATCTCGCGCGAAGGTGAACTGCTTTGGGCGTGGTGGGCTACGGAACAAGGTTTCCGCACCGATTTCCTGGGTGGAGAACGCCGGCTTGACAAAGAGATGGACCATCGCGGCCTCAAATATGATACCAAAACGCACACCACGCACGTGAACTCCGCCGTAGAGTTGCCGGATGGCTCCCTGTTGGCCACGTTGTCCCATCAAGGATACCTGGTACGCATTGATAGAAAGACGGGCCGACATTCAACCTTATTGGAAGATCTGGGGCGGCCCCATTGTGTGCGCGTTTTTGATGAACGGCATATTACGGTCGTGGACACGCGCGCCGGCGAGGCTCTGTTGGTCCGGTTGGATCGCCATTATGCCCGTGCCCGTGTTGCCGGCAAAATCCAGACAGAAACAACCTACTTGCATGACGCCCATTTTGACGGCAAGACGTGGTTACTCGTCGATGGCTTGCATTCCCGCGTCTTCCACGCCGACGCTGATGGCCGTATGATTCGCGTTGACAATTTCGACGCAGACTGGGGCCTCTACGAGGCGATACCGAGTACCCATTGAGAGAGATGTACCAGGAAAACACCGTTGCTTTATTTGAAGAAAGGCTGCTCCAGGAGATTGGCCGTGCCAGAGAGGCGAAGCGTTGTACGCAGTATGTGACGGCGATGCCGGCAAACCTCTCTGTTTCATTTAGCTCTGATGCCTGCGACCATGATTGGATAACGGACTACCTGCGCCCCTTCTTGTTCGTCCCGCCCGTGCCGATTGTGGCCCCGACCTGGCGTGTCTTTTTTGCCGCGGCGTCGGCGGACATCTGGACGGCGATTGATTATTTCTTCCATAACCCGCCGCCAGAGATGGAGAAGCAATCTTACGTCGATGGTGATGTGAAGATTTTGCGCTTTGCCAGCGGCCAGATGCGCGTTTTCATTCAGTTCGTCTATGACAAGCTTTATCAGGTTGTGTCCGTTTGCGGCAACGAAATAGTTGTCTTCGCGCCCGAAAATGACGCGGAACGTTTTCTGTTTGTGCCCATGCGCGTGATCCGCAATTTGCTGACCCTGGATGCTCGAAACCAGGGCCGGCTCCACCTGCACGCCAGCGGCGTTATTTACAAGGAGCGGGCTTTCTTGTTTCTGGGAGAGAAGTTTGCCGGCAAAACAACCCTGCTGCTGACGTTACTTGATCGATTTAATTGCGCTTTCCTCACCAATGACCAGGTACTCGTTGACCCCGTGAGCGGCGAGGTGACGGGTGTTCCTCTGGCGGTGGGCGTGCGCCGGACAACGCTCGCCATGTTTCCTGAACTGGTCGATTACGCCCAGATGCATACCTTGCTCCACCACAATCACAATCGCAAATATAAAGGGGAAAAGCTGGTTTTTGCCCCGGCGGAAATCGGACACGCTTTTGCGTCGCCCCTGTTTGCTGGCGCGAGGCTGGGGGGCATATTCCTGATTCAGTTGGATTTGAACGCGGATAACCTGGCGCTATCGACGCTCACGGAAACAGACGCCGCTGCTCTCTTACAGCACAATGCTTTTTATACCGTTTCGGAAAATCAACCGTTTTGGGATGAGTATTGCCGGAACGGGGAGGATGTGGGCGACGTATGCCGGCAAATAGCCGCCAGCTACCCGGTGATGAGGATTCATCACAACAGCCTGGTGCTGGAGCAACTGAT
Proteins encoded:
- a CDS encoding class I SAM-dependent methyltransferase, yielding MDNTSETNVYDRRLGQLYDYSPALSRRLNHPAVDFYVEESLRAGGPVLHVGVASGKYTLPLARAGLDVIGIDISADMLDVVRGKLAHEEEVVRQRVRLHEQDMRAMQLDARCQTVIMPGNIFLLNLTVEDQLKTLRGVNHHLVENGTLIIEAFTPDLMLIAGARSRRSPRQFEFTIPETGERFLCNRTIEVDQFRQLLHHHLIHEKIEPSGRLGERHLTVLTYRYVFPWELIHLLRVAGFVVRHCYGDFESRKPKSKYDGYQVIVAEKCCEADQVS
- the hemW gene encoding radical SAM family heme chaperone HemW, whose protein sequence is MSTKQGSRSGDRLDDFWQANDGEDWWNGGAPVRFHPEVNFETATHRKNHQSNAPLALYVHIPFCLTRCYFCTFTVVVGKRVNDDLIQGYLQALEQELIHYSDMLAPFAPPIKTIQLGGGTPSMLTEEQLQWLLDRILALFNCAELEEIIVEGFPSSVTQSKLEAIAAYRCVKFNIGVQTFDDIVLDSIGRRHEKEQAMEAIAQAVNAGLASVGIDLIYGLPFSTPEAVVRDVRQAVTLGVDHVALYPLWIYPKTTLFNLCRSEKISVPTLESRRAQLYAGADSLAAHGFHRYTAFHYSLHNQTPHNYGTWQMRDRDWLGAGQGAVSYLNGILYQNDKNIGSYIRKAMNGEECSVEESRLSLGERMVRAMIYGLRLLPMPVAEFAQKYGHEMEELFDEEVIGLERTGMIQRVGGDIELTQEGVLNLGVIEDTLEQVLRRYGIEPVRAANRQLTSVEQVFSGW
- a CDS encoding HAD-IA family hydrolase, which codes for MGKALLIDLDGVIRTWRVDPAVPAERAVGLPAGSIQKAAFSRDLLLPAITGQVSDPQWRRQIAARLQAEYPDVDAERAVQLWSSSSGEVNKEVAALVRECRHKSSVILISNATSRLSDDLRRLGIDDLFDHVINSSDIGYIKPQKEIFEAALRHVGATTTDPFFVDDKAEHVAAAEATGIAGHVFRDVASLRENLRHHGLI
- a CDS encoding phosphotransferase, which translates into the protein MTENQLPLPVALARKRVGAIKDWWLLSRSNSLLWQVETESGRFVIKHLADRSSDPLMEQRIGEWLTPDPLFRPIRWVESCADGTFVVISDFIPGVSLDQVLETNAYTPAEAIRWGGQMHEMFVRLGELPAQSFGQPDINGTGEAASWGAFWDSYLMRQRQKAPQLAALRFDALYNAFKRIQRRLDHEIAQPRLIPADVNSRNFLVTDPRRNLVFVNVPLVWHGDAAHPYGESLVHLDQTPLLETLLSLAAYPAWRLHLYAALNAYVILAYVERFGGQPVHLATPWGRKRPLLNLLDWHLEQVSVSLP
- a CDS encoding cupin-like domain-containing protein: MRDYWPRKFYATTASSDRYHPLYEIPALNSTPLLLDKYASPVTLLRHDGFHTRVADGRTALPFYRQGFTCYLRDVAKYVPELQPIVAGLGREIGLPGSEIKCELFCSTGVSGASMHSDYDINFQLILRGHKRWMVAANENIVNQTSICLPDRLMPPDSLQRKLAHTLPFPEEMPDDAITIDLEAGGAVFLPRGFWHQTEAIGDCLSLNFVVKGPHWISVLCRALENELINDAAWRDFAYGVCGDEARRQEATASFATLLASFRETYLQGDCQELAALLIDKGFAAG